A window from Pseudomonas frederiksbergensis encodes these proteins:
- the cysK gene encoding cysteine synthase A, which translates to MSRIYADNAHSIGNTPLVQINRIAPRGVTILAKIEGRNPGYSVKCRIGASMIWDAESTGKLKPGMTIVEPTSGNTGIGLAFVAAARGYKLMLTMPASMSIERRKVLKALGAELVLTEPAKGMKGAIEKAAEIVASAPATYFMPSQFENPANPAIHEKTTGPEIWNDTDGAVDVLVAGVGTGGTITGVSRYIKNTQGKPIISVAVEPVVSPVITQAIAGEEIKPSPHKIQGIGAGFVPKNLDLSMVDRVELVSDEESKAMALRLMQEEGILSGISCGAAMAVAVRLAETPEMQGKTIVVILPDSGERYLSSMLFSDLFTEQENQQ; encoded by the coding sequence ATGAGCCGTATCTACGCTGACAACGCCCATTCCATCGGCAATACACCGCTGGTGCAGATCAACCGTATCGCCCCGCGCGGCGTGACCATCCTGGCCAAGATCGAAGGGCGTAACCCTGGTTATTCGGTCAAGTGCCGGATCGGTGCGAGCATGATCTGGGACGCCGAAAGCACCGGCAAACTCAAGCCGGGCATGACCATCGTCGAACCGACCTCAGGCAACACCGGTATCGGCCTGGCGTTCGTTGCTGCGGCTCGCGGTTACAAGCTGATGCTGACCATGCCGGCATCCATGAGTATCGAGCGACGCAAAGTGCTCAAGGCTTTGGGCGCCGAACTGGTACTGACCGAACCGGCCAAGGGCATGAAAGGAGCGATCGAAAAGGCGGCTGAAATTGTCGCCAGCGCTCCGGCGACCTACTTCATGCCGTCGCAGTTTGAAAACCCGGCCAACCCGGCCATCCACGAAAAAACGACGGGACCGGAAATCTGGAACGACACCGACGGTGCAGTCGATGTACTGGTGGCAGGCGTCGGAACAGGTGGGACCATTACCGGGGTTTCGCGGTATATCAAGAATACCCAGGGCAAGCCGATTATTTCGGTGGCGGTGGAACCTGTGGTGTCGCCGGTCATCACCCAGGCAATAGCCGGTGAAGAAATCAAGCCGAGCCCTCACAAGATCCAGGGCATCGGCGCCGGTTTTGTGCCGAAGAATCTTGATCTGTCGATGGTCGATCGGGTTGAGTTGGTCAGCGATGAAGAATCCAAGGCCATGGCCCTGCGCCTGATGCAGGAAGAAGGGATTTTGAGCGGCATTTCCTGCGGCGCCGCCATGGCGGTGGCCGTCCGCCTGGCTGAAACCCCGGAAATGCAGGGCAAGACCATCGTGGTAATCCTGCCGGATTCTGGTGAGCGTTACCTGTCGAGCATGCTGTTCAGTGATCTGTTTACCGAGCAGGAGAATCAGCAGTAG
- a CDS encoding class II glutamine amidotransferase: MCELLGMSANVPTDIVFSFTGLMQRGGRTGPHRDGWGIAFYEGRGLRLFQDPAASCESEVANLVQRYPIKSEVVIGHIRQANVGKVCLSNTHPFVRELWGRNWCFAHNGQLADFQPIKSFYRPVGDTDSEAAFCDLLNRVRAAFPEPVEVEELLPDLVAACAEYRSKGVFNCLLSDGDWLFCYCSTKLAQITRRAPFGPARLKDVDVIVDFQAETTPNDVVTVIATEPLTENETWTRYEPGQWSLWRRGECVSQGKTE; this comes from the coding sequence ATGTGTGAGTTATTGGGCATGAGCGCCAATGTCCCGACCGATATCGTGTTCAGCTTCACCGGGCTGATGCAGCGCGGCGGCCGCACCGGTCCGCACCGTGACGGCTGGGGCATCGCTTTTTACGAGGGCCGTGGCCTGCGCCTGTTTCAGGACCCGGCGGCGAGCTGTGAGTCCGAAGTCGCGAACCTGGTGCAGCGCTATCCGATCAAGAGCGAAGTGGTGATCGGGCACATCCGCCAGGCCAATGTCGGCAAGGTCTGCCTGTCCAATACCCATCCGTTTGTGCGTGAGTTGTGGGGCCGTAACTGGTGTTTTGCCCATAACGGCCAACTGGCGGACTTTCAACCGATCAAGAGTTTTTACCGCCCGGTCGGCGATACCGACAGCGAAGCGGCGTTCTGCGATTTGCTCAACCGCGTGCGCGCCGCGTTCCCGGAACCGGTCGAAGTCGAAGAACTGCTGCCAGACCTGGTGGCCGCCTGTGCCGAATACCGCAGCAAAGGCGTGTTTAACTGCCTGCTCAGCGATGGCGACTGGTTGTTCTGCTATTGCTCGACCAAACTGGCGCAAATCACCCGTCGCGCGCCCTTCGGCCCGGCGCGCTTGAAGGACGTCGATGTGATCGTCGATTTCCAGGCCGAAACCACGCCCAACGACGTGGTCACGGTGATCGCCACCGAACCCTTGACCGAAAACGAAACCTGGACCCGCTACGAACCGGGCCAATGGAGCCTCTGGCGACGCGGTGAATGCGTCAGCCAGGGCAAGACCGAATAA
- a CDS encoding 5-oxoprolinase subunit B family protein: MNLRVEVVALDCLMVRLFDEISEANMPWMLAASESLRAAFAGHLIDLVPSYTTLMVHYDLTALSPAQARELIAEALIDLSPNACTRGKCHVLPVWYDLSVGPELSLLSQRSGLAVDEVIRRHSEREYQVFALGFAPGFAFMGLVEEALAAPRLNTPRKKVAAGSVGIAERQTAAYPVVSPGGWNLIGRTPAKLFDRERDGYSLMQPGDTVRFEAVSHAEFINLGGDDTPLEAQA, encoded by the coding sequence ATGAACCTGCGGGTAGAAGTGGTGGCGCTGGATTGCTTGATGGTCCGTCTGTTCGATGAGATCAGCGAGGCCAACATGCCGTGGATGCTCGCCGCCAGTGAAAGTCTGCGTGCTGCGTTCGCCGGGCATCTGATCGATCTGGTGCCGTCCTATACAACGTTGATGGTGCATTACGACCTGACCGCGTTGAGTCCGGCCCAGGCTCGGGAGCTGATCGCCGAGGCTTTGATCGATCTGTCGCCCAACGCCTGCACCCGCGGCAAATGTCATGTGTTGCCGGTCTGGTATGACTTGAGCGTTGGCCCGGAGTTGAGCCTGTTGTCCCAGCGCAGCGGATTGGCCGTGGATGAAGTGATCCGCCGCCACAGCGAGCGCGAATATCAGGTGTTCGCCCTGGGTTTCGCGCCGGGTTTCGCTTTCATGGGGCTGGTGGAAGAAGCGCTGGCGGCGCCGCGTTTAAACACTCCGCGTAAAAAGGTGGCCGCGGGAAGCGTCGGCATCGCCGAACGGCAAACCGCCGCTTACCCGGTGGTGTCTCCCGGTGGCTGGAATCTGATCGGCCGCACCCCGGCCAAATTGTTCGACCGCGAACGCGACGGCTATAGCCTGATGCAACCGGGCGACACGGTGCGTTTCGAAGCCGTCAGCCATGCCGAATTCATCAATCTGGGCGGTGATGACACGCCGTTGGAGGCCCAGGCATGA
- a CDS encoding vWA domain-containing protein: MLLNLFNEMRAAKVPVSVRELLDLINALKQRVTFADMDEFYYLSRAILVKDEKHFDKFDRAFGAYFNGLEKLDDHLQALIPEDWLRKEFERSLSDEERAAIQSLGGLDKLIEEFKKRLEEQKERHAGGNKWIGTGGTSPFGSGGFNPEGIRVGDAGKRQGKAVKVWDQREYKNLDDSVELGTRNIKVALRRLRKFARQGAAEELDIDGTIDHTARDAGLLNIQMRPERRNTVKLLLLFDIGGSMDAHVKICEELFSACKTEFKHLEYFYFHNFVYESVWKNNMRRTSERTSTQDLLHKYGADYKVIFIGDAAMAPYEITQAGGSVEHWNEEAGYVWMQRFMEKYKKVIWINPYPKDTWGYTSSTNIVRDLINDQMYPLTLRGLEEGMRFLSK; the protein is encoded by the coding sequence ATGCTGCTTAACCTGTTCAATGAAATGCGCGCAGCCAAGGTGCCGGTCTCGGTACGAGAGCTGCTGGACCTGATCAACGCGCTGAAACAGCGCGTGACCTTCGCCGACATGGACGAGTTTTATTACCTGTCCCGGGCGATTCTGGTGAAGGACGAAAAGCATTTCGACAAGTTCGACCGGGCGTTCGGTGCCTATTTCAACGGCCTGGAAAAACTCGACGATCACCTTCAGGCATTGATTCCGGAAGACTGGTTGCGCAAGGAGTTCGAGCGTTCGCTGAGCGACGAAGAGCGCGCGGCGATCCAGTCCCTCGGCGGCCTGGACAAGCTGATCGAAGAGTTCAAGAAACGCCTCGAAGAACAGAAAGAACGCCATGCCGGCGGTAACAAATGGATCGGCACCGGCGGCACCAGCCCGTTTGGCTCCGGTGGCTTCAACCCGGAAGGCATTCGGGTCGGCGATGCCGGCAAGCGCCAAGGCAAAGCGGTCAAGGTCTGGGATCAGCGCGAGTACAAAAACCTCGATGACTCGGTGGAACTGGGCACGCGCAACATCAAGGTGGCCCTGCGACGGCTGCGCAAATTCGCCCGTCAGGGCGCGGCGGAAGAGCTGGACATCGATGGCACCATCGACCACACCGCGCGCGATGCCGGGCTGCTGAACATCCAGATGCGACCCGAGCGGCGTAACACCGTCAAGCTGTTGCTGCTGTTCGACATCGGCGGCTCGATGGACGCCCATGTGAAGATTTGCGAAGAGCTGTTCTCGGCCTGCAAGACCGAGTTCAAGCACCTGGAGTATTTCTACTTCCACAACTTCGTTTATGAATCGGTGTGGAAGAACAACATGCGCCGCACCTCCGAGCGCACCTCGACCCAGGACCTGCTGCACAAATACGGCGCCGACTACAAAGTGATCTTCATCGGTGACGCCGCCATGGCCCCGTACGAAATCACCCAGGCCGGCGGCAGCGTCGAGCACTGGAACGAAGAAGCGGGTTATGTGTGGATGCAGCGGTTCATGGAGAAGTACAAGAAGGTCATCTGGATCAACCCGTATCCGAAAGATACGTGGGGCTATACGTCGTCGACCAACATCGTGCGGGACTTGATTAACGACCAGATGTACCCGCTGACGTTGCGGGGGTTGGAGGAAGGGATGCGGTTTCTTTCCAAATAG
- a CDS encoding DUF4160 domain-containing protein: protein MSTKYRFRDTYRIQLREKDHPPPHVHLTGGGLDVMLSLATVEVMVGKAPPLIIKEALAWVRAHQVQLLEDWKRCYP from the coding sequence ATGTCTACTAAATACCGATTTCGCGATACGTACCGCATTCAGTTGCGCGAGAAGGACCACCCGCCGCCCCATGTTCACCTGACCGGCGGCGGGCTCGACGTGATGCTTAGCCTTGCAACCGTCGAAGTGATGGTGGGCAAGGCGCCGCCGCTGATTATCAAGGAAGCGCTGGCGTGGGTCAGGGCCCATCAGGTGCAATTGCTGGAGGATTGGAAACGATGTTACCCATGA
- a CDS encoding 5-oxoprolinase subunit PxpA, with protein MNRLLLNCDIGESFGNWTMGLDAEVMPFIDCANIACGFHAGDPSIMRKTVSLALSNGVQIGAHPAYQDLVGFGRRSMAYTAQELQDIVHYQIGALDGICRAQGGRVSYVKPHGAMYNDMMANPAQLRAVLQAVAAYDRQLPLMLMATRDNSAAQQLGDEYGVTLWFEAFADRAYNSAGMLVSRQLPGAVHHDPETIIEQALTIARGGNLTASDGSALRLQANTLCVHGDNASSVAAVRRIREALDQQSAP; from the coding sequence GTGAACCGCCTGCTATTGAACTGCGACATCGGCGAGAGTTTCGGCAACTGGACCATGGGTCTGGATGCCGAGGTCATGCCCTTCATCGATTGCGCCAACATCGCCTGCGGCTTCCATGCCGGCGACCCGAGCATCATGCGCAAGACGGTTAGCCTGGCCTTGAGCAACGGCGTGCAGATCGGCGCACATCCGGCGTATCAGGATCTGGTCGGCTTCGGCCGCCGTTCCATGGCCTACACCGCCCAGGAACTTCAGGACATTGTGCATTACCAGATCGGCGCTCTCGACGGCATTTGCCGGGCCCAGGGCGGGCGGGTGAGTTACGTCAAACCGCACGGCGCGATGTACAACGACATGATGGCCAACCCGGCGCAGTTGCGCGCAGTGCTTCAGGCTGTGGCGGCCTATGATCGCCAGTTGCCGCTGATGTTGATGGCCACTCGCGACAACAGCGCAGCCCAGCAATTGGGCGATGAATACGGCGTGACCCTGTGGTTCGAAGCCTTCGCCGATCGTGCTTACAACAGCGCCGGAATGCTGGTTTCGCGACAACTGCCAGGCGCAGTGCATCACGATCCCGAGACAATCATCGAACAGGCGCTGACCATTGCCCGCGGCGGCAACCTTACGGCCAGCGATGGCAGTGCCCTGCGCTTGCAAGCCAACACACTTTGCGTACATGGCGACAATGCCAGTTCGGTAGCTGCCGTGCGGCGTATTCGCGAAGCACTTGATCAGCAGAGCGCGCCATGA
- a CDS encoding DUF2937 family protein, with the protein MLLSYLRLVLFAAGLLIGVQVPGFISDYAKRVEAHLIEAQTGLSGFQGTANQFFKGDMQALVAHYRASEDPIFRSDADSLSTLLTRQLALDKQFQAMQGPWYIRLLQVALAADPDIRKETWNGYSYQILLTPEAMIWGMSGALLLSFGIECLFRLIDWVVLGGKRLRQSRPIEDRDVRGL; encoded by the coding sequence ATGTTGCTCAGTTATCTACGGCTGGTGTTGTTCGCGGCGGGCCTGTTGATCGGTGTCCAGGTGCCGGGGTTTATCAGCGACTATGCCAAGCGCGTCGAAGCGCATCTGATTGAGGCGCAAACTGGTCTGAGCGGTTTTCAGGGCACGGCGAATCAGTTCTTCAAGGGGGACATGCAGGCATTGGTGGCTCATTACCGCGCCAGTGAAGACCCGATCTTTCGCAGCGATGCCGACAGCCTGAGCACCTTGCTCACCCGTCAACTGGCCCTCGATAAACAGTTCCAGGCCATGCAAGGCCCGTGGTACATCCGCTTGCTGCAGGTCGCACTGGCGGCCGATCCGGATATTCGCAAGGAAACCTGGAACGGCTACAGCTATCAGATCCTGCTGACGCCGGAAGCGATGATCTGGGGCATGAGCGGGGCGTTGCTGTTGTCGTTCGGCATTGAATGCCTGTTCCGTCTGATCGACTGGGTGGTGCTGGGTGGCAAACGCCTGCGCCAGAGCCGGCCGATCGAAGACCGGGATGTGCGGGGGTTGTAA
- a CDS encoding biotin-dependent carboxyltransferase family protein codes for MSRLSIQASTPLCLLQDAGRFGVRHLGVTQGGAADWRSMSWANWLLGNSLDAPVIEITLGGFTVVAEEDCVLALAGADLGAQVDGEALAPWRSFRLNKGQQLQFTQPLLGARAYLAAPGGFDAPKVLGSSATVVREELGGLDGMGRALAKDARLSYSGSSLLLLRELAPEQVPDFKLNAPLDLVLGAQIGEFSGQSSFDAFNSVWTLDSRADRMGIRLLGTALQYQGKPMISEGIPLGAVQVPPDGQPIVLLNDRQTIGGYPRLGALTPLALARLAQCLPGTKVRLKPVVQDVAHREHVEYLRRFASH; via the coding sequence ATGAGCCGTCTATCAATACAAGCGAGTACACCGCTGTGCCTGTTGCAGGACGCTGGCCGTTTCGGCGTGCGGCATCTGGGCGTGACCCAGGGCGGGGCGGCGGATTGGCGATCGATGTCTTGGGCCAATTGGTTGCTGGGCAATAGCCTGGATGCACCGGTGATTGAAATCACCCTCGGCGGGTTTACCGTCGTCGCCGAAGAGGATTGCGTGCTGGCGTTGGCCGGGGCGGATCTGGGGGCGCAGGTGGATGGCGAGGCGTTGGCACCGTGGCGCAGTTTCAGGCTGAACAAAGGTCAACAGTTGCAATTCACTCAGCCGCTGCTTGGGGCCCGGGCTTATTTGGCGGCCCCGGGCGGATTTGATGCGCCAAAGGTGTTGGGCAGCAGCGCAACGGTGGTCCGTGAGGAACTCGGCGGGCTGGATGGCATGGGCCGGGCGTTGGCCAAAGATGCGCGGTTGAGCTACTCGGGCAGCTCGCTGCTTTTGCTGCGGGAACTGGCGCCCGAACAGGTACCGGATTTCAAACTCAACGCGCCGCTGGACCTGGTCCTTGGTGCGCAGATCGGCGAGTTCAGTGGACAGAGTTCGTTTGACGCGTTCAACAGTGTCTGGACCCTCGACAGCCGTGCCGACCGGATGGGCATCCGCTTGCTGGGAACGGCGTTGCAGTATCAGGGTAAGCCGATGATTTCCGAAGGCATCCCGCTGGGTGCGGTTCAGGTGCCGCCGGACGGGCAGCCGATTGTGCTGCTCAATGATCGGCAGACCATTGGCGGCTATCCGCGATTGGGGGCGTTGACGCCATTGGCGTTGGCGCGGCTGGCGCAGTGTCTGCCGGGGACGAAGGTGCGGTTGAAGCCGGTGGTGCAGGATGTCGCGCATCGGGAGCATGTCGAATACCTGCGCCGGTTTGCCTCGCACTGA
- a CDS encoding LysR family transcriptional regulator translates to MNLKFLETFVWVARLKSFRLTADKLFTTQASISSRIAVLEGELGVKLFLRDSRGVSLTPEGLKVLEYAEQMMDTMQALKHSIETRSSKVGRVRIGVMDTVIHTWLSPLVAQMMDHYPLVEIELVADTALNLCDQLQKGFLDLILQTDLLRQESVRSLELASHPMGWIVATNSIYNREYSGIADLARERIITYSKNSHPHQEILALMQANGILTPRLNCVNSVSAITRLLRDGFGIGALPPVLVAEELARGELTLLAIDQRPPNLQVVVSWRVGVEWVEEIVSLCQQVLDGYAKKVGENYIVLSKPSVS, encoded by the coding sequence ATGAACCTGAAGTTTCTCGAGACCTTTGTCTGGGTCGCCCGACTCAAGAGTTTTCGCCTGACGGCAGACAAGCTCTTCACCACCCAGGCGTCGATTTCCAGCCGTATCGCCGTGCTCGAAGGCGAGCTCGGGGTGAAGCTGTTCCTGCGCGATTCTCGCGGCGTGAGCCTGACGCCCGAAGGCCTGAAAGTGCTCGAATATGCCGAGCAGATGATGGATACGATGCAGGCGCTCAAGCACTCGATCGAGACGCGCTCAAGCAAGGTCGGACGGGTCCGGATCGGTGTCATGGACACCGTCATCCACACCTGGCTGAGCCCGTTGGTGGCGCAAATGATGGATCACTATCCACTGGTGGAAATCGAGCTGGTGGCCGATACCGCGCTCAACCTCTGCGATCAGCTGCAAAAAGGCTTTCTCGATCTGATCCTGCAAACCGACCTGTTGCGTCAGGAAAGTGTGCGCAGCCTTGAACTGGCCAGTCATCCGATGGGCTGGATTGTGGCTACGAACTCGATCTACAACCGCGAGTACTCCGGCATTGCCGACCTGGCGCGGGAACGGATCATTACCTATTCGAAAAACTCCCATCCGCATCAGGAGATTCTCGCCCTGATGCAGGCCAACGGCATCCTGACGCCACGGTTGAACTGCGTGAACTCGGTGTCGGCGATCACCCGGTTGCTGCGCGACGGTTTCGGTATTGGCGCACTGCCGCCGGTGCTGGTCGCCGAGGAACTGGCGCGGGGGGAATTGACCTTGCTGGCCATCGACCAACGGCCACCGAATTTGCAGGTGGTGGTGTCGTGGCGGGTGGGCGTGGAGTGGGTCGAGGAGATTGTTTCGTTATGTCAGCAGGTGCTGGACGGGTATGCGAAGAAGGTGGGTGAAAACTACATCGTCCTCAGCAAACCTTCGGTGAGCTGA
- a CDS encoding DUF2442 domain-containing protein produces MLPMKRPRLSSVQALPDYRLMLTFIDGQQLKLDLSRDLRAYPGLQPLLEMSAFNGATLGDDGWSVDWPELDIQIGADTLYLDALAQNAVDENTRIFIDWRARTGLPLNQAAEALGVSARSITRYSSGREVVPRSLALACLGWDFLQQQSNPARAAEETGRYTVIRKP; encoded by the coding sequence ATGTTACCCATGAAACGACCACGGCTGTCGTCCGTGCAGGCGTTGCCGGATTACCGCCTTATGCTGACCTTTATCGATGGTCAGCAACTGAAGCTCGATTTGAGTCGGGACCTGCGCGCCTATCCAGGGTTGCAACCCTTGTTGGAAATGAGCGCTTTCAATGGGGCAACCCTGGGCGACGATGGCTGGAGTGTCGACTGGCCGGAACTGGACATCCAGATCGGCGCAGACACCCTGTATCTGGATGCTCTCGCACAAAATGCAGTGGACGAAAACACCCGGATCTTCATCGACTGGCGTGCCCGCACCGGGTTGCCGCTCAATCAGGCGGCCGAAGCGCTGGGGGTCAGTGCCCGCAGCATCACGCGCTACAGCAGTGGTCGAGAAGTTGTCCCGCGATCGCTGGCGCTGGCCTGCCTGGGTTGGGACTTCTTGCAGCAGCAATCGAACCCGGCGCGGGCGGCTGAAGAAACCGGTCGTTACACCGTTATACGTAAGCCTTAA
- a CDS encoding AAA family ATPase — translation MKFEGTPAYVATDDLKLAINAAITLERPLLVKGEPGTGKTMLAEQLAESFGARLITWHIKSTTKAHQGLYEYDAVSRLRDSQLGTEKVHDVRNYLKKGKLWEAFESEERVILLIDEIDKADIEFPNDLLQELDKMEFYVYEIDETIKAKKRPIIIITSNNEKELPDAFLRRCFFHYIAFPDRITMQRIVDVHYPNIKKDLVSEALDVFFDVRKVPGLKKKPSTSELVDWLKLLMADNIGEAVLRERDPTKAIPPLAGALVKNEQDVQLLERLAFMSRRGTR, via the coding sequence ATGAAGTTCGAAGGCACCCCGGCCTACGTCGCCACCGATGACCTGAAGCTGGCGATCAACGCCGCCATCACGCTGGAGCGTCCACTGCTGGTCAAGGGCGAACCGGGCACCGGCAAGACCATGCTCGCCGAGCAACTGGCCGAGTCCTTCGGCGCCAGACTGATCACCTGGCACATCAAATCCACCACCAAGGCGCATCAGGGCCTGTACGAGTACGACGCGGTCAGCCGTCTGCGCGACTCGCAACTGGGCACGGAAAAGGTCCACGACGTTCGCAATTACCTGAAAAAGGGCAAGCTCTGGGAAGCCTTCGAATCCGAAGAGCGGGTGATTTTGCTGATCGACGAAATCGACAAGGCCGACATCGAATTCCCCAACGACCTGCTGCAAGAACTCGACAAGATGGAGTTCTACGTCTACGAGATCGACGAGACCATCAAGGCCAAGAAACGCCCGATCATCATCATTACCTCCAACAATGAAAAAGAACTGCCGGACGCCTTCCTGCGCCGCTGCTTCTTCCACTACATCGCCTTCCCGGATCGCATCACGATGCAGCGGATCGTCGACGTGCATTACCCGAACATCAAGAAAGACCTGGTCAGCGAAGCGCTGGACGTGTTCTTCGACGTGCGCAAGGTGCCGGGCCTGAAGAAAAAGCCATCGACCTCCGAACTGGTGGACTGGCTGAAGCTGCTGATGGCCGACAACATCGGTGAAGCGGTACTGCGCGAGCGCGATCCGACCAAGGCCATTCCACCGCTGGCCGGCGCTTTGGTGAAGAACGAACAGGACGTGCAGTTGCTTGAACGTCTGGCGTTCATGAGCCGTCGCGGCACTCGCTGA
- a CDS encoding MFS transporter, whose amino-acid sequence MSAPDTLDIPKATVRPGPFDWYRNINQQERRTFWSCKIGYGLDGMDTQMLSFVVPTLIAMWGITTGEAGLIHTSTLIASAIGGWVAGILSDRIGRVRTLQLTVLWFAFFTFLCGFAQNYEQLLISRTLMGFGFGGEWTAGAVLMGEVIRAKDRGKAVGMVQSGWALGWGLTAILYALLFSVLPPEDAWRALFLLGIVPAIFVIFVRRLVKDPEIYREAKAKQEPSNPAKFYEIFAPGILFTTIRASVLTTGALGGYYAITSWLPTFLKNERGLSVLGTGGYLAMVIVGSYVGYVISAYLTDILGRKKNFILFAVGSFTIVLLYTQLPVSNGVMLWLGFPLGFFASGIFSGMGAFLTELFPTRIRGSGQGFCYNIGRALAALFPLLIGLMSQKVPLSVGIGAFAAVSYGVVILAALSLPETRGKQLEAE is encoded by the coding sequence ATGAGTGCGCCCGACACGCTCGACATCCCCAAAGCCACGGTTCGCCCGGGACCTTTCGACTGGTACCGCAACATCAATCAGCAGGAACGTCGCACGTTCTGGAGCTGCAAGATCGGCTATGGCCTGGACGGCATGGACACCCAGATGCTCAGCTTTGTGGTGCCGACCCTGATTGCGATGTGGGGCATCACCACCGGCGAGGCCGGGCTGATTCACACCAGTACCCTGATCGCCTCGGCCATCGGCGGTTGGGTGGCGGGGATCCTCTCCGACCGCATCGGTCGCGTCCGCACTTTGCAACTCACCGTACTGTGGTTCGCCTTCTTCACCTTCCTCTGCGGTTTCGCCCAGAACTACGAGCAACTGCTGATCAGCCGCACGCTGATGGGCTTCGGTTTCGGCGGCGAATGGACCGCCGGCGCGGTGCTGATGGGTGAAGTGATTCGCGCCAAGGACCGCGGCAAAGCGGTGGGCATGGTGCAATCCGGCTGGGCATTGGGTTGGGGACTGACGGCGATCTTGTATGCGCTGCTGTTCTCGGTATTGCCGCCGGAAGACGCCTGGCGCGCTCTGTTCCTGCTGGGCATCGTGCCGGCAATCTTTGTGATCTTCGTCCGTCGGCTGGTCAAGGACCCGGAAATCTATCGCGAAGCCAAGGCCAAGCAAGAACCCAGCAACCCGGCAAAGTTCTACGAGATCTTCGCTCCCGGCATCCTGTTCACCACGATTCGCGCGTCGGTACTGACCACTGGTGCCCTCGGCGGTTACTACGCGATCACCTCCTGGTTGCCGACCTTTCTGAAGAACGAACGTGGTTTGAGCGTACTCGGTACGGGCGGTTATCTGGCGATGGTGATCGTCGGTTCCTACGTCGGTTACGTCATCAGCGCGTATTTGACTGACATCCTCGGGCGTAAAAAGAACTTCATACTGTTCGCGGTCGGCTCGTTCACCATTGTTCTGCTCTACACCCAATTGCCGGTCAGCAATGGCGTGATGCTCTGGCTGGGCTTTCCTTTGGGCTTCTTCGCTTCGGGGATTTTCAGTGGCATGGGCGCGTTCTTGACCGAGCTGTTTCCAACGCGGATTCGCGGTTCGGGCCAGGGCTTTTGCTACAACATAGGCCGGGCGCTGGCGGCATTGTTCCCGCTGTTGATTGGCTTGATGAGCCAGAAGGTGCCATTGAGTGTGGGAATCGGTGCCTTTGCGGCGGTGTCCTACGGAGTAGTGATCCTTGCTGCCCTGAGCCTGCCGGAAACCCGTGGCAAGCAACTCGAGGCCGAGTAA